In Paucidesulfovibrio longus DSM 6739, a genomic segment contains:
- the ispD gene encoding 2-C-methyl-D-erythritol 4-phosphate cytidylyltransferase, giving the protein MSTSAETWAILLAAGSGTRLASATGGERKQFLSLDGAPLYWRSARTLAAAPRVRGLVFVFPPAELAAREQELAELFQRQPLGLPWRAVPGGERRQDSVRLGLGALPRECGTVLVHDTARPFATAALIRRVLDALDAGAGGVVPGLAVTDTIKLVDEAGGVRETLRRSELRAVQTPQGFARALLCLAHERAEAEGWEVTDDASMIERLAAEGLASPVIVVDGEEGNVKITTPGDLERLRPQRTEEPVTGWGYDVHRYRLHENESPARPMVLGGEPIPNAPEVLAHSDGDVLLHALTDAILGCCAGGDIGDHFPDTDAAHEGRSSAIFVKEAQCLARERGVRIVSADLTIIAQVPRLGPHKERIRANIERLLELEPGRVNVKATTEEKLGFTGAKKGIKAVACVSALRTWKA; this is encoded by the coding sequence GTGAGCACGAGCGCCGAAACCTGGGCCATTCTCCTGGCCGCCGGAAGCGGAACGCGGCTGGCCTCCGCCACGGGCGGGGAGCGCAAGCAGTTCCTCTCCCTGGACGGCGCGCCGCTGTATTGGCGCTCGGCCCGGACCCTGGCCGCTGCGCCGCGCGTGCGCGGGCTGGTATTCGTTTTTCCTCCTGCGGAGCTGGCCGCCCGCGAGCAGGAGCTTGCGGAACTCTTTCAGCGCCAGCCCCTGGGACTGCCCTGGCGGGCCGTTCCCGGCGGGGAGCGGCGGCAGGATTCCGTGCGCCTCGGGCTTGGCGCGCTTCCGCGTGAATGCGGGACCGTGCTCGTGCATGACACCGCCCGGCCCTTTGCCACGGCGGCCTTGATCCGCCGGGTGCTCGACGCGCTGGATGCCGGGGCCGGGGGCGTGGTGCCGGGCCTGGCCGTGACGGATACCATCAAGCTGGTGGACGAGGCCGGAGGCGTGCGGGAAACCCTGCGGCGCTCCGAGCTGCGCGCCGTGCAGACCCCGCAGGGATTTGCGCGCGCCCTGCTCTGCCTGGCCCACGAGCGCGCCGAGGCCGAGGGCTGGGAAGTAACGGACGACGCCTCCATGATCGAACGGCTGGCCGCCGAGGGGCTGGCAAGTCCCGTGATCGTCGTGGACGGCGAGGAGGGCAATGTGAAGATCACCACGCCCGGCGACCTGGAGCGGCTGCGGCCGCAGCGGACCGAAGAGCCGGTAACGGGCTGGGGCTACGACGTGCACCGCTACCGCCTGCACGAGAACGAATCTCCCGCGCGGCCCATGGTCCTGGGCGGCGAACCCATTCCGAACGCGCCGGAAGTGCTGGCCCACTCGGACGGCGACGTGCTGCTGCACGCGCTCACCGACGCCATCCTCGGCTGCTGCGCGGGCGGGGACATCGGCGACCATTTTCCGGATACGGACGCGGCCCACGAAGGCCGGAGCAGCGCGATCTTCGTCAAGGAGGCCCAGTGCCTGGCGCGGGAGCGGGGCGTGCGCATCGTTTCCGCGGACCTGACCATCATCGCGCAGGTGCCCCGGCTCGGACCGCACAAGGAGCGCATTCGCGCCAACATCGAGCGGCTGCTGGAACTGGAGCCCGGACGCGTGAACGTCAAGGCCACCACCGAGGAGAAGCTCGGATTCACCGGAGCAAAAAAAGGGATCAAGGCCGTGGCCTGCGTCAGCGCGCTGCGGACCTGGAAAGCCTAG
- a CDS encoding glycosyltransferase: protein MLSNIPVLCYHDVSPAQGSLAPERFCEHLDALLDAGWRSITARELFEAVAGRRPVPRKSLVLTFDDGHWSNFLRAAPELEKRGLTGVFFAVTDFIAPGPARRMSDAPPDLPMPDCFRQALTNQDYSQFINEGEIAALLAAGHEVHAHGARHQGCFRTLHPRGPIGTNKAHWAAAGIYSQPAPGLPTFEVGSAYVYDGFWPQDSTPRTRFVRRGEAERLAFCAEDFTRSLARIRALNHSDVQLFCWPWGNYDAKAEAELKKAGFQGAFTLERGPNVRGTDPFRLHRIGVASGKDGKWLQSRLRMYSTSPGARFFFKKLRKRPDLSHVLLATDSTKISGGSRQLINNAAALHDLGMRVTVCVPKDSPIAGELSAGVGVRRFDEFRKPLKAALFLARLCREQSVDVVHTFHNKAYKPAILARLLSLASSRPFRLFINRGVIFKANALFGLWARLASGMVVNSFACARSLRKLGVPDKRLNVVYNAFVPADASPPDREARKKRGLRVLCLGNEAPAKGLDVFLDAVTEYVRRFDARDTEFVVAGARKLARLLQALPADAASRIHDAGIVPHDQALELLRHSDMLVIPSRQESMPNVLLEAFHFGLPVVCTRAGGIPELVTDGRNGLLCDLEDAVCLAEKIRYLAENREERLRMGRLNQAFVAACFSSRDKGLDLLRVYHGQRVASLPPLPEQD, encoded by the coding sequence ATGCTCTCGAACATTCCCGTGCTTTGCTACCACGACGTCAGCCCGGCCCAGGGCAGCCTCGCTCCGGAGCGGTTTTGCGAGCATCTCGACGCTCTGCTCGACGCAGGCTGGCGCAGCATCACGGCGCGGGAGCTGTTCGAAGCGGTCGCGGGCAGGCGTCCCGTCCCGCGCAAATCCCTGGTCCTGACCTTTGACGACGGGCACTGGAGCAATTTCCTGCGGGCCGCGCCGGAACTGGAAAAACGCGGCCTCACGGGCGTGTTCTTCGCGGTCACGGACTTCATCGCGCCCGGCCCGGCCCGGCGCATGTCCGATGCGCCGCCGGACCTGCCCATGCCTGATTGCTTTCGGCAGGCGCTTACCAACCAAGATTACTCGCAATTCATCAACGAAGGCGAAATCGCGGCGCTGCTTGCCGCCGGGCACGAGGTCCACGCCCACGGCGCGCGCCACCAGGGCTGCTTCCGCACGCTCCACCCGCGCGGCCCCATCGGAACGAACAAGGCGCACTGGGCTGCCGCGGGCATCTATTCCCAGCCCGCTCCAGGTCTGCCCACCTTCGAGGTCGGCAGCGCCTACGTCTACGACGGGTTCTGGCCCCAGGACTCGACCCCGCGGACGCGCTTCGTCCGGCGCGGCGAGGCCGAACGGCTGGCCTTCTGCGCGGAGGACTTCACGCGCAGCCTCGCCCGCATCCGCGCCTTGAACCACAGCGACGTGCAGCTCTTTTGCTGGCCCTGGGGCAATTACGACGCCAAGGCCGAAGCGGAGCTGAAGAAAGCGGGCTTCCAGGGAGCCTTCACCCTGGAACGCGGACCCAACGTGCGCGGCACCGACCCGTTCCGGCTCCACCGCATCGGCGTGGCTTCCGGCAAGGACGGCAAGTGGCTCCAGTCCAGGCTGCGCATGTATTCCACATCTCCGGGAGCGCGCTTCTTCTTCAAGAAACTGCGCAAGCGCCCGGACCTTTCCCATGTGCTCCTGGCCACGGATTCCACCAAGATTTCCGGAGGCAGCCGCCAGCTCATCAACAACGCCGCCGCCCTGCACGATCTGGGCATGCGCGTCACGGTCTGCGTGCCCAAGGATTCGCCCATCGCCGGGGAACTGTCTGCGGGCGTCGGGGTGCGGCGCTTCGACGAGTTCCGCAAGCCGCTGAAGGCCGCCTTGTTCCTGGCGCGCCTTTGCCGGGAACAAAGCGTGGACGTGGTCCACACCTTCCACAACAAAGCCTACAAGCCCGCCATCCTGGCCCGGCTGCTCTCGCTGGCCTCGTCGCGCCCCTTCCGGCTGTTCATCAATCGCGGCGTGATCTTCAAGGCCAACGCGCTCTTCGGGCTCTGGGCGAGGCTGGCCAGCGGCATGGTCGTGAATTCCTTTGCCTGCGCCCGCTCCCTGCGAAAGCTCGGCGTGCCGGACAAGCGTCTGAACGTGGTCTACAACGCCTTCGTGCCCGCAGACGCCTCCCCCCCGGATCGGGAGGCGCGCAAGAAGCGCGGCCTGCGGGTGCTCTGTCTGGGCAACGAGGCTCCGGCCAAGGGCCTGGACGTGTTTCTCGACGCCGTGACCGAATACGTCCGCCGCTTCGACGCGCGGGACACGGAATTCGTGGTGGCCGGGGCGCGCAAGCTGGCTCGCCTGCTTCAGGCGCTCCCCGCCGACGCCGCGTCGCGGATCCACGACGCCGGGATCGTGCCGCACGACCAAGCCCTGGAACTGCTGCGCCATTCGGACATGCTCGTGATTCCCTCGCGCCAGGAAAGCATGCCCAACGTGCTCCTGGAAGCCTTTCATTTCGGACTGCCCGTGGTCTGCACCCGTGCGGGCGGCATTCCGGAGCTGGTCACGGACGGTCGAAACGGCCTGCTCTGCGACCTGGAGGACGCGGTTTGCCTGGCGGAGAAAATCAGGTATCTTGCGGAGAACCGCGAGGAGCGCCTGCGCATGGGCCGCCTCAACCAGGCTTTCGTGGCCGCCTGTTTTTCCAGCCGGGACAAGGGCCTGGACCTGCTGCGGGTCTACCACGGCCAGCGCGTGGCCTCCCTGCCGCCTCTGCCGGAACAGGACTAG
- a CDS encoding YkgJ family cysteine cluster protein, whose product MTDQTPEFLNDMPQLAPGETFQFRCHPGVDCFNACCSDLNLMLTPYDALRLRRFLGLSSRDFVQRHCMVSAGRDLGFPLVQMRMLDDARRSCPFVRPEGCSVYGDRPGACRTYPLGRASMIDDDGEMKEYFFIVREPHCNGFLQEGNWTSGEWLKDQGLEAYNTANDRYMRLMNRWKKTGRPLDERQVNMAFLALFQPDDFQRFVRDMKLFARVNADEARQKAVLEDEEAALAFGVDWLELVLLGESEGLEKK is encoded by the coding sequence ATGACCGATCAGACCCCCGAATTTCTCAACGACATGCCCCAGCTCGCTCCGGGCGAGACGTTCCAGTTCCGCTGCCATCCCGGCGTGGACTGCTTCAACGCCTGCTGCAGCGACCTGAACCTGATGCTGACTCCCTACGACGCCTTGCGGCTGCGCCGTTTTCTGGGGCTTTCGAGCCGCGATTTCGTGCAGCGGCACTGCATGGTCTCGGCGGGCCGCGACCTGGGCTTTCCCCTGGTGCAGATGCGCATGCTCGACGACGCGCGCCGGAGCTGCCCCTTTGTGCGGCCGGAAGGCTGCTCGGTCTACGGCGACAGGCCCGGCGCCTGCCGCACGTATCCCCTGGGGCGGGCGTCCATGATCGACGACGATGGCGAGATGAAGGAATATTTCTTCATCGTGCGCGAGCCCCACTGCAACGGCTTTTTGCAGGAGGGGAACTGGACTTCGGGCGAATGGCTGAAGGACCAGGGACTGGAGGCCTACAACACGGCCAACGACCGCTACATGCGGCTGATGAACCGCTGGAAGAAGACGGGCAGGCCCCTGGACGAGCGCCAGGTGAACATGGCCTTTCTGGCCCTGTTCCAGCCGGACGATTTTCAGCGTTTCGTGCGCGACATGAAGCTCTTCGCCCGCGTGAACGCGGACGAGGCCCGGCAGAAAGCCGTGCTGGAAGACGAAGAGGCCGCCCTGGCCTTCGGCGTGGACTGGCTGGAGCTGGTCCTGCTCGGCGAAAGCGAAGGACTGGAAAAGAAATGA
- the rfaE2 gene encoding D-glycero-beta-D-manno-heptose 1-phosphate adenylyltransferase, producing the protein MTADARRADMPANPKLHTPESFREVRRGLPESYRLVFTNGCFDILHPGHVDLLQRARALGHGLMLGLNSDASVRRLGKGPERPLNSEAERAFVLAGLACVDFIVIFDEDTPLELVRAVRPQVLVKGGDWPVEKIVGREIVQADGGEVVSLPLLPGYSTTGLVERIRKL; encoded by the coding sequence ATGACCGCCGACGCGCGCAGGGCAGACATGCCCGCGAACCCCAAGCTGCATACGCCGGAGTCGTTCCGGGAGGTGCGGCGCGGCTTGCCGGAAAGCTATCGGCTGGTCTTCACCAACGGCTGCTTCGACATCCTGCACCCCGGCCACGTGGACCTGCTCCAGCGGGCGCGCGCCCTGGGCCACGGGCTGATGCTGGGCCTGAACTCGGACGCCTCGGTGCGGCGGCTGGGCAAGGGGCCGGAGCGCCCCCTGAACAGCGAGGCCGAGCGCGCCTTTGTGCTCGCCGGGCTCGCCTGCGTGGATTTCATCGTGATTTTCGACGAGGACACGCCCCTGGAGCTGGTCCGGGCCGTGCGGCCGCAGGTGCTGGTCAAGGGCGGCGACTGGCCCGTGGAAAAGATCGTGGGCCGGGAGATCGTCCAGGCCGACGGGGGCGAGGTGGTCAGCCTGCCGCTGCTGCCCGGCTACTCCACCACCGGGCTGGTGGAGCGGATTCGGAAACTGTAG
- a CDS encoding zinc ribbon domain-containing protein has product MYQKQIEQLVVLQSVDDEIIGLREELEGAPRELAELENLLQSYDERTAQIDEKLDLLKQQQKRLDDEIEEDAGKVKKSKNKLMMASNTKEYHAMMREMDSLEKLNRMREEERVAVVEELARQKEAKVELDEEVGTVRVDFDAKKATLDERVQQAQKRLDALDKKRKKAGKVVPAPILGRYEFIRSRLRNPVIVPVTEGICSGCNIMIPPQIYNELQKGKQILSCPNCQRLIYWVEHTPVPSAED; this is encoded by the coding sequence ATGTATCAGAAGCAAATCGAACAACTGGTGGTGTTGCAGAGCGTTGACGACGAGATCATCGGTCTGCGCGAGGAACTGGAAGGGGCTCCCCGCGAGCTTGCCGAGCTGGAGAACCTGCTCCAGTCCTACGACGAGCGTACCGCGCAGATCGACGAGAAGCTGGACCTGCTGAAGCAGCAGCAAAAGCGTCTCGACGACGAGATCGAAGAGGACGCCGGCAAGGTCAAGAAGAGCAAGAACAAGCTCATGATGGCCAGCAATACCAAAGAATACCACGCCATGATGCGCGAGATGGACAGCCTGGAAAAGCTGAACCGGATGCGCGAGGAAGAGCGCGTGGCCGTGGTCGAGGAACTGGCCCGGCAGAAGGAAGCCAAGGTGGAGCTGGACGAGGAAGTGGGCACGGTCCGCGTCGACTTCGACGCCAAGAAGGCCACCCTGGACGAGCGCGTGCAGCAGGCCCAGAAGCGGCTGGACGCCCTGGACAAGAAGCGCAAGAAGGCGGGCAAGGTCGTTCCCGCGCCCATCCTGGGCCGCTACGAGTTCATCCGCTCGCGTCTGCGCAACCCGGTCATCGTCCCGGTTACCGAGGGCATCTGCAGCGGCTGCAACATCATGATTCCTCCGCAGATCTACAACGAGCTGCAGAAGGGCAAGCAGATCCTCTCCTGCCCGAACTGCCAGCGCCTGATCTACTGGGTGGAGCACACTCCGGTTCCGTCCGCCGAGGACTAG
- a CDS encoding SGNH/GDSL hydrolase family protein has translation MRKLLTTLLLPLASVTLVYLLAEFVFFPFLLDRLPPNLYNFMPRELRVLGQTSKADLLPAPGYLAIAGDSYAQGKGDWFIANGYDRNSRFQATHLLHDALGVDCLTFGRSGASSWDGLGLEPLQIYNRLNRLGLKLPQPGAMLLYFYEGNDVYDNKRFLYDHLDSEHRERPQTPEQYRDFLETLVRKYASGAPREPGDGLLFGNMILRLLRDSVYYPLTRNIVDPDPLRAPGQINRIVLDSGIVPVPDKLQGPPVSISPDMLDSSTIMFQQAALSIRDHFPKTRMIIVYVPSPLSCYSWEGDKVSEEREKNPVSRQDIMLFSQALAGSIREFAAKNGFGFVDTRPELREEAAHTLLHGPRDWDHFNRAGYEAFTKAIIDAAGPQLRAATEK, from the coding sequence ATGCGAAAGCTGCTCACAACCCTGCTGCTGCCCCTGGCCAGCGTGACCCTGGTCTATCTGCTGGCGGAGTTCGTTTTTTTCCCCTTCCTGCTCGACCGCCTGCCGCCGAACCTCTATAATTTCATGCCGCGCGAGCTGCGGGTGCTCGGCCAGACCTCCAAGGCCGACCTCCTGCCCGCGCCCGGCTACCTCGCCATCGCCGGAGATTCCTACGCCCAGGGCAAGGGCGACTGGTTCATCGCCAACGGCTACGACCGCAACTCGCGCTTTCAGGCAACGCACCTGCTCCACGACGCCCTCGGCGTGGACTGCCTGACCTTCGGGCGCAGCGGCGCGAGCAGCTGGGACGGCCTCGGGCTGGAGCCGCTCCAGATCTACAACCGCCTGAACCGCCTCGGCCTGAAGCTGCCCCAGCCCGGAGCCATGCTCCTCTATTTCTACGAGGGCAACGACGTCTACGACAACAAGCGCTTCCTCTACGACCATCTCGACTCCGAGCACAGGGAAAGGCCGCAGACGCCGGAACAGTATCGCGACTTCCTGGAGACGCTCGTGCGCAAGTACGCCTCCGGAGCCCCCAGGGAACCCGGAGACGGCCTGCTCTTCGGCAACATGATCCTGCGGCTGCTTCGCGACAGCGTGTATTACCCCCTGACCCGCAACATCGTCGATCCGGACCCCTTGCGCGCGCCCGGACAGATCAACCGCATCGTTCTCGACTCCGGCATCGTGCCCGTACCGGACAAGCTCCAGGGGCCGCCCGTAAGCATCTCCCCGGACATGCTGGACAGCAGCACGATCATGTTTCAGCAGGCCGCCCTGTCCATCCGCGACCATTTCCCGAAAACCCGCATGATCATCGTCTACGTGCCCTCGCCTCTGTCCTGCTATTCCTGGGAGGGCGACAAGGTCAGCGAGGAGCGGGAGAAAAACCCCGTTTCCAGGCAGGATATCATGCTCTTCAGCCAGGCTCTGGCCGGAAGCATCCGCGAGTTCGCGGCGAAAAACGGGTTCGGCTTCGTGGACACCCGGCCCGAATTGCGGGAGGAGGCCGCGCACACCCTGCTGCATGGCCCGCGCGACTGGGACCACTTCAACCGTGCGGGCTACGAGGCGTTCACCAAGGCGATCATCGACGCGGCCGGACCGCAACTGCGCGCCGCCACGGAGAAATGA
- a CDS encoding Nif3-like dinuclear metal center hexameric protein, whose product MKIKEVISVLQGLAPERYAASWDNSGLQVRGTRQDAARVAVCLDPLPERLAEALDWGADLVASHHPLFLKPAAPVAEGPYLEALRLLLPAGAWLYSAHTSLDSRPGGPACWLGDELGLEERRSLEPSRSFGALSVSFFLEQDLGEELADALAEVDGVFGIGQDATGEVRILCHDAAWPPLRAVLDEVLAALGCGHTQYFLTQMRSPSEEVGFGEVGELPEPLPYDAFAERLAGLLGRGFWTQTGPRPETVARVAYLPGSGASALDAALAARADVFITGDVKYHQALDAVGAGLHVLDVGHFSLEEEMMRRFAIELEAELPGVEVRFFPGRDPFAVRMNG is encoded by the coding sequence ATGAAAATTAAAGAAGTAATATCCGTTTTGCAGGGGCTTGCCCCGGAGCGCTACGCCGCATCCTGGGACAATTCCGGACTTCAGGTGCGCGGAACGCGGCAGGACGCCGCGCGCGTGGCCGTGTGTCTCGACCCCTTGCCGGAGCGGCTCGCCGAGGCCCTGGACTGGGGCGCGGATCTCGTGGCCTCCCACCATCCCCTTTTTCTCAAGCCTGCGGCGCCCGTTGCCGAGGGGCCATACCTCGAGGCGCTGCGGCTGCTGCTGCCCGCCGGGGCCTGGCTCTACTCCGCGCATACCTCCCTGGATTCGCGTCCGGGCGGCCCGGCCTGCTGGCTGGGCGACGAGCTGGGCCTGGAGGAACGGCGGTCCCTGGAGCCGAGCCGCAGCTTCGGCGCGCTTTCCGTGTCGTTCTTCCTTGAGCAGGATCTCGGCGAAGAGCTGGCCGACGCCCTGGCCGAGGTGGACGGCGTGTTCGGCATCGGCCAGGACGCCACGGGCGAAGTGCGCATCCTCTGCCATGACGCGGCCTGGCCGCCGCTGCGGGCCGTTCTGGACGAGGTGCTGGCCGCCCTCGGCTGCGGCCATACCCAATATTTCCTGACCCAGATGCGCTCGCCTTCCGAGGAAGTGGGCTTCGGCGAGGTCGGCGAGCTGCCGGAGCCGCTGCCGTACGACGCGTTCGCGGAGCGGCTCGCCGGGCTGCTGGGCAGAGGGTTCTGGACGCAGACCGGACCCCGGCCCGAAACGGTCGCGCGCGTGGCCTACCTGCCCGGTTCCGGGGCTTCGGCCCTGGACGCCGCCCTGGCCGCGCGGGCGGACGTCTTCATCACGGGCGACGTGAAGTATCACCAGGCCCTGGACGCGGTGGGCGCGGGCCTGCATGTGCTGGACGTGGGACATTTTTCCCTGGAAGAGGAGATGATGCGCCGTTTTGCCATCGAGCTGGAAGCGGAGCTTCCCGGCGTGGAGGTGCGATTTTTTCCGGGCCGCGATCCCTTCGCGGTCCGCATGAACGGGTGA
- a CDS encoding glycosyltransferase yields MQRPSLFTRDPATLFSALPGPLRERLGIGSCGVRNLLDMAGRGLDAPHNAALGAVYADMLFSALGESPLNGELAGRILNIPELRELIEPDRAALLRSLADAWQRPANLSYFQNLAARRDMAKLRGFLEGRICAEPDNLFWREQALTLAISEGDPDFALAALDSDVLRGLAPVHAAGRWQAFYMAGRHDEGADLAQETEALFGAGFAHARAAESALAGGGRGEGLCRLLASLARSPWRVNELLRASELLDGQDQETAPMRGQVCVLLYTWNKADDLDAALAALARSDLGLARIAALNNGSTDHTARVLAKWQGEFGRDRMSVVELPVNVGAPAARNWLLHAEAKDADWLVYLDDDALVPRDWLGRLGAAVQRLPEAGVWGCRVVDDAQPLLAQSADYHLTPPGAALADAPDLSRIEPHPFKLSNLQIQGLDRGQFNYVRPCASVTGCCHLFRRDRLLEAGDFSLYLSPSQYDDMERDLRMLAKGRLAAYQGHLRVRHRKRTGRSTLVPGQENANALGNRYKMQVLHGAEEIAEATRKDAEAVLADLQARMERVRPALEEQCATDQDS; encoded by the coding sequence ATGCAGCGACCGAGCCTGTTCACCCGCGACCCAGCCACCCTGTTCTCCGCCCTGCCCGGCCCGCTGCGCGAGAGGCTGGGCATCGGCTCCTGCGGGGTGCGCAACCTGCTCGACATGGCCGGGCGCGGCCTGGACGCGCCGCACAACGCCGCCCTCGGCGCGGTCTATGCGGACATGCTCTTCTCGGCCCTGGGCGAAAGCCCATTGAACGGCGAGCTGGCCGGACGCATCCTGAACATACCGGAACTGCGCGAACTCATCGAACCGGACCGCGCCGCCCTGCTGCGCAGCCTGGCCGACGCCTGGCAGCGGCCCGCCAACCTTTCCTATTTCCAGAATCTCGCGGCACGCCGCGACATGGCCAAGCTGCGCGGCTTCCTCGAAGGGCGCATCTGCGCGGAGCCGGACAATCTCTTCTGGCGCGAGCAGGCCCTGACCCTGGCCATTTCCGAAGGCGACCCGGACTTCGCCCTCGCGGCCCTGGACAGCGACGTCCTGCGCGGGCTTGCGCCGGTGCACGCGGCTGGCCGCTGGCAGGCCTTCTATATGGCCGGACGGCACGACGAGGGCGCGGATCTGGCGCAGGAAACCGAAGCCCTGTTCGGAGCGGGATTCGCCCACGCTCGCGCAGCGGAATCGGCCCTTGCCGGAGGCGGACGCGGGGAGGGCCTTTGCCGCCTGCTCGCATCCCTGGCCCGCTCTCCCTGGCGCGTCAACGAGCTGCTCCGAGCGAGCGAGCTGCTCGACGGACAGGACCAGGAAACCGCGCCCATGCGCGGGCAGGTCTGCGTGCTTCTCTATACCTGGAACAAGGCCGACGACCTGGACGCGGCCCTGGCCGCCCTGGCCCGTTCGGACCTCGGACTGGCGCGCATCGCCGCCCTGAACAACGGTTCCACGGACCATACCGCGCGGGTTCTGGCCAAGTGGCAAGGGGAGTTCGGCCGCGACAGGATGAGCGTGGTGGAATTGCCCGTGAACGTGGGCGCGCCCGCGGCGCGCAACTGGCTCCTGCACGCGGAGGCCAAAGACGCGGATTGGCTCGTCTACCTCGACGACGACGCCCTGGTGCCCCGCGACTGGCTGGGCCGCTTGGGCGCGGCCGTGCAGCGCCTGCCCGAAGCGGGGGTCTGGGGCTGCCGCGTGGTGGATGATGCCCAGCCGCTCCTGGCGCAGTCCGCCGACTACCACCTGACCCCGCCCGGAGCGGCCCTTGCCGACGCGCCGGACCTCAGCCGCATCGAGCCGCACCCCTTCAAGCTTTCCAATCTCCAGATCCAGGGCCTGGACCGGGGACAATTCAACTATGTCCGTCCCTGCGCCTCGGTCACGGGCTGCTGCCATCTCTTCCGGCGCGACCGGCTTCTGGAGGCCGGAGACTTTTCCCTGTACCTGTCCCCGTCCCAATACGACGACATGGAACGCGATCTGCGCATGCTCGCCAAGGGCAGGCTCGCCGCCTACCAGGGGCACCTGCGCGTGCGCCACAGAAAACGCACAGGCCGCAGCACCCTCGTTCCGGGACAGGAAAACGCCAACGCCCTCGGCAACCGCTACAAGATGCAGGTGCTGCACGGCGCGGAGGAAATCGCGGAGGCCACCCGCAAAGACGCCGAAGCCGTTCTGGCGGACCTTCAGGCCCGCATGGAGCGCGTGCGCCCCGCCCTGGAGGAACAATGCGCGACCGATCAAGACTCCTGA
- a CDS encoding sigma-54-dependent transcriptional regulator has translation MSSKTILFVAEPQAVTGIFPTLKEAGLQAGLADNLNGALHFIRKSTPVAVFCRPSLQGFTAEKLLAEAQADPDFPPIVIFSKGGTADEAQRFMELGARDFWLEPLLYEKIKAVLPRNHDPRPEQEPVETARRDAPRREAAAPSPGGSKSFQIIGKHPAVLRVLALAKQVARSKATVLISGESGTGKEMFARFLHHHSDRADRPFVAVNCAALPEHLLESELFGHEKGAFTGAINRKLGKFELASGGTLLLDEITEMDMGLQAKLLRVLQEGEIDRVGGVETVSVDVRVLATTNRDIEQSVREGKFRQDLFYRLNVIPLKLPALKERGDDTLLLAEFFVAKYCAAYGLGRLHFSDEAGKWLLEYDWPGNVRELQNLMERAVLLAGSGPIATSHFLIDPDAWQPDDLEGASAETDNTPPETPDEAMSVMPLHEMEKRLVLKSLNETGGNRTQAADLLGISVRTLRNKINEYKQLGLDIP, from the coding sequence ATGTCCTCAAAGACGATTCTGTTCGTGGCGGAACCGCAGGCCGTTACAGGCATCTTCCCCACACTCAAGGAGGCCGGGCTTCAGGCCGGGCTGGCCGACAACCTCAACGGCGCGCTGCACTTCATCCGCAAGTCCACGCCCGTGGCGGTTTTCTGCCGTCCGAGCCTCCAGGGCTTCACGGCGGAAAAGCTGCTGGCCGAGGCCCAGGCCGACCCCGATTTTCCGCCCATCGTCATTTTTTCCAAAGGGGGCACGGCGGACGAGGCCCAGCGCTTCATGGAGCTCGGCGCGCGCGATTTCTGGCTCGAACCGCTCCTCTACGAGAAGATCAAGGCCGTGCTGCCCCGCAACCACGACCCCCGGCCCGAACAGGAACCCGTCGAGACCGCCCGCAGGGACGCCCCCCGCCGCGAGGCCGCCGCGCCTTCGCCCGGAGGGTCCAAGAGCTTCCAGATCATCGGCAAGCACCCGGCCGTGCTGCGCGTGCTGGCCCTGGCAAAGCAGGTGGCCCGCTCCAAGGCCACGGTGCTCATCTCCGGCGAGTCCGGCACGGGCAAGGAAATGTTCGCCCGCTTCCTGCACCACCATTCCGACCGCGCGGACAGGCCCTTCGTGGCCGTGAACTGCGCGGCCCTGCCCGAACATCTGCTCGAATCCGAGCTCTTCGGGCACGAAAAGGGCGCGTTCACCGGCGCGATCAACCGCAAGCTCGGCAAGTTCGAGCTGGCCTCCGGCGGCACCCTGCTCCTGGACGAGATCACGGAAATGGACATGGGGCTTCAGGCAAAGCTCTTGCGCGTGCTCCAGGAAGGAGAGATCGACCGCGTGGGCGGGGTGGAAACCGTGAGCGTGGACGTGCGCGTGCTGGCCACCACCAACCGCGACATCGAACAGAGCGTGCGCGAGGGCAAGTTTCGCCAGGACCTCTTCTACCGCCTGAACGTGATTCCGCTGAAGCTCCCGGCGCTCAAGGAGCGCGGCGACGACACCCTGCTCCTGGCCGAGTTCTTCGTGGCCAAGTATTGCGCGGCCTACGGCCTGGGGAGGCTGCATTTTTCCGACGAAGCCGGGAAATGGCTGCTCGAATACGACTGGCCGGGCAACGTCCGCGAGCTGCAAAACCTCATGGAACGCGCCGTGCTCCTGGCCGGGTCCGGACCCATCGCCACCTCGCATTTCCTCATCGACCCGGACGCCTGGCAGCCCGACGACCTGGAAGGCGCCTCCGCGGAAACCGACAACACCCCGCCGGAAACCCCGGACGAGGCCATGTCCGTGATGCCGCTGCACGAGATGGAGAAGCGGCTCGTGCTCAAGTCCCTGAACGAGACGGGCGGCAACCGCACCCAGGCCGCGGACCTGCTCGGCATCTCCGTGCGCACCCTGCGCAACAAGATCAACGAGTACAAGCAGCTCGGCCTGGACATTCCCTAG